In a single window of the Coprothermobacter proteolyticus DSM 5265 genome:
- a CDS encoding hydrogenase large subunit produces MGYKFPLGPYHPAFEEGEYIELQLEGEMVVDAEIKIGFIHRAIEKSATKRTFIRDLGLVERTCGICSFHHSWAYCLAVEKAAGLEVPERAEYIRVLTAELERIHSHLMYLGAMAHKMGFDTLFMFTWSGREAVMDMLELLSGNRVNYAINTLGGVRRDVDESISSQIKAALETLEDLGLKLKDTWSKDASILARTKNVGIVSRKEAHLLGVVGPTARGSGIREDLRKTAPYAVYPLLDFDLVVLDDGDVWSRTFVRVLEVLESIKIIRQVLDKMPAGQIKNPKPVLKIEPNDVIGRVEAPRGELAYHLITDGTDKPGRLKIRTPTLINLPASEHMMRGSNLADAPVIVGHIDPCMSCMDR; encoded by the coding sequence ATGGGCTATAAATTTCCTTTGGGACCCTATCATCCGGCCTTCGAGGAAGGGGAATACATCGAACTTCAGCTCGAGGGAGAAATGGTGGTCGATGCTGAAATCAAGATTGGTTTCATTCACAGAGCCATTGAGAAAAGCGCTACCAAAAGAACTTTTATTCGCGATCTAGGCTTAGTGGAGAGAACCTGCGGTATTTGCTCTTTTCATCACAGCTGGGCATACTGTCTGGCGGTAGAGAAGGCGGCGGGCTTGGAAGTTCCGGAAAGAGCCGAATACATTCGTGTTTTAACAGCTGAGCTCGAGAGGATACACAGCCACTTAATGTACTTGGGAGCAATGGCTCACAAGATGGGGTTTGATACGCTGTTCATGTTCACGTGGTCTGGAAGAGAAGCTGTGATGGACATGCTGGAGCTGTTGTCAGGTAATCGTGTTAACTACGCAATAAACACTTTGGGTGGTGTAAGGCGTGATGTCGATGAGAGTATTTCTAGTCAAATAAAGGCTGCTCTAGAAACCCTTGAAGACCTTGGGCTCAAGCTTAAGGACACGTGGAGCAAAGATGCGAGCATATTAGCTAGGACAAAAAATGTGGGTATTGTGAGTAGGAAGGAAGCTCATTTGCTAGGCGTGGTTGGTCCCACCGCTCGAGGTTCAGGCATTAGAGAGGATTTGAGAAAAACCGCGCCATATGCTGTTTATCCATTGTTGGATTTTGACCTAGTAGTATTAGATGACGGTGATGTTTGGTCACGTACGTTTGTTAGGGTTCTCGAGGTATTAGAATCCATTAAAATCATCAGACAGGTTTTGGACAAGATGCCTGCAGGGCAAATAAAGAATCCGAAGCCGGTTTTGAAGATTGAACCCAATGATGTCATTGGCCGTGTAGAGGCTCCACGAGGTGAATTAGCTTACCATCTGATCACTGATGGAACTGACAAGCCAGGTAGGCTAAAGATCAGAACACCTACTTTGATTAACTTGCCTGCTTCTGAGCACATGATGCGTGGATCTAACTTGGCTGACGCTCCTGTTATAGTTGGTCACATTGATCCTTGCATGAGTTGCATGGATCGATAG
- a CDS encoding NADH-quinone oxidoreductase subunit C has product MSLLPGVEQSKLQRYGLNGEGEREIVDVDVLKLLEFITDFKDVLRFITITAYPEEDRLFMQYHFSYGNWVCSLKLPVPEDKTVPSITPLLPAADWAEREIMDLFDIKFSNHPRPKRLIIPDDAKRGIYLDF; this is encoded by the coding sequence GTGAGTTTGTTACCTGGTGTAGAACAATCTAAGTTACAACGTTACGGTTTGAACGGAGAAGGTGAAAGAGAAATAGTAGATGTGGACGTACTTAAGCTTTTAGAGTTCATCACAGATTTCAAAGATGTATTGCGCTTTATCACCATAACTGCATATCCTGAGGAAGATCGCCTATTTATGCAATATCATTTTTCCTATGGGAATTGGGTGTGTTCGCTGAAACTGCCGGTACCTGAAGACAAAACTGTTCCTTCTATAACACCTTTACTACCAGCTGCTGATTGGGCAGAAAGAGAGATTATGGATTTGTTTGACATCAAGTTCTCCAACCATCCGCGTCCAAAAAGGCTAATCATCCCGGATGATGCTAAGCGCGGAATCTATCTAGACTTTTAG
- a CDS encoding Na(+)/H(+) antiporter subunit B, with translation MTMVPKVIVKFISPIVMTLGAYVVLHGHLSPGGGFQGGVILGGVAALVFLVFGADVVLHRFNLEKYTLMEALGGIGFAGAAIIGLWKTGFFMGDFLGVGITGKILSAGVVALMNFFVGVKVFGGIVEVIGAMAETKEGEF, from the coding sequence ATGACCATGGTACCAAAAGTCATCGTAAAGTTTATCTCTCCAATAGTAATGACACTGGGAGCTTATGTGGTGTTACATGGCCATCTCAGTCCGGGAGGAGGTTTCCAGGGCGGAGTTATTCTAGGTGGTGTGGCAGCGTTGGTGTTCCTCGTCTTTGGAGCTGACGTTGTGTTACACAGATTCAACTTGGAGAAGTACACTCTCATGGAAGCTTTGGGTGGTATTGGTTTTGCAGGCGCGGCTATCATAGGGTTGTGGAAGACCGGTTTTTTTATGGGCGACTTTCTTGGTGTTGGCATAACCGGTAAGATCCTTAGTGCTGGAGTAGTTGCTTTAATGAACTTTTTCGTTGGCGTTAAAGTTTTTGGAGGCATCGTTGAAGTTATCGGTGCCATGGCTGAGACTAAGGAGGGGGAGTTTTAA
- a CDS encoding hydrogenase, with the protein MKFRDFLAFVIVAFLFFGIFLSLHGNDSLFNTPLSEYSTLQDTPDPLMPIPNIGKTITEYEIAQQTGNKPDCKFAGGECSVNAANVVTSIVFGYRGYDTLGEATILFVAITGLVYMVTALKGGEEK; encoded by the coding sequence ATGAAATTTAGAGATTTTCTGGCTTTTGTCATAGTGGCTTTTTTGTTTTTCGGCATATTCTTATCGCTGCACGGCAACGACAGCCTTTTCAATACGCCTCTTTCTGAGTATTCTACGCTGCAGGATACACCTGATCCTCTTATGCCCATACCAAATATTGGTAAAACCATAACCGAGTATGAAATAGCACAGCAGACCGGTAATAAGCCTGATTGCAAGTTTGCCGGTGGTGAATGCAGTGTAAATGCAGCCAACGTAGTAACGTCCATTGTGTTTGGTTACAGAGGATACGATACATTAGGTGAAGCCACAATCTTGTTCGTTGCCATAACTGGTCTGGTTTACATGGTTACGGCTTTGAAAGGTGGCGAAGAAAAATGA
- the hypF gene encoding carbamoyltransferase HypF yields the protein MRKAFRINGIVQGVGFRPFVARIAKQLNLTGFVLNSGHGVYIEVQGEEHLVKVFEEKLNNEKPHESIYIEFDTWECEEIQDEKDFVILASETNADVFTFIPPDLATCHDCVEEILTPSNRRYLYPLTNCTNCGPRYTVIEKLPYDRPNTSMKPFPLCAECYREYTNPKDRRYHAQPVACPDCGPQTYIVSKDGGMIADPDLRKTVDILKDGKVVAIKSLGGYLLACDALNETAVNRLRKLKRRPQEPFALMSTLPNIENFCYVNSAEKDLLESPAAPIVLLQKKPYGSLPEVVAPGQNYLGFMLPYSPLHHIIFYHWPEAVLVMTSANLHGEVIYYEESDLPKLLEMADYVLTHDRAIVTHVDDSVVQMLSDGPHLIRRSRGYVPLPIKLSNQCKVPILATGGDEKATPALAKNGYAILGQYVGDLKNVRTMDTYLKVIDHLKELFEIEPQVVVTDKHPGYLSHRFAYSTGLPVIELQHHVAHALSVMEENQLSKAIAIVYDGTGYGDDGTLWGSEVLLVENADYQRLFHFDYMPLVGGEKAIEEPWRLAASLLQIDQAERFFGERGRNIALLGAKGRFPLACGMGRIFDAVSALLGVCSMATYEGEPAQKLQMIAENSLEKGNFADNITIHESTVSTRDIIQNIVELLNKGYEINDISRIFHNTVAELTVRMVIKFDWENVVLSGGSFQNNILYKSVRDRLEKLGLKVFRNRQVPMNDNGIALGQIAYVLRRSDNVFGNTHVNREDPGQQSSSIIHERTQRN from the coding sequence ATGAGAAAAGCTTTCAGAATCAATGGGATTGTACAAGGCGTCGGCTTCCGACCCTTTGTCGCGAGAATCGCTAAACAATTGAATCTAACTGGATTCGTCCTCAATAGTGGACACGGCGTATATATAGAAGTTCAGGGAGAAGAACATCTCGTAAAGGTGTTTGAGGAAAAATTGAATAATGAAAAACCTCACGAGTCCATATATATCGAATTTGACACGTGGGAATGCGAAGAGATTCAAGATGAAAAGGACTTTGTTATACTAGCTTCTGAAACCAACGCAGACGTATTCACATTCATCCCCCCTGATTTAGCTACTTGCCATGACTGCGTTGAAGAGATTCTTACGCCAAGTAACCGGAGATACTTGTACCCATTAACCAACTGCACCAATTGTGGTCCAAGGTACACTGTCATAGAAAAGCTACCTTACGATCGCCCTAATACTTCAATGAAGCCTTTCCCCTTATGTGCTGAGTGTTACAGAGAATACACTAATCCAAAGGACAGAAGGTATCATGCGCAACCAGTGGCATGTCCAGACTGCGGTCCACAAACATATATTGTTTCCAAAGACGGTGGAATGATTGCCGACCCGGATCTAAGGAAAACAGTAGATATTCTTAAGGACGGAAAGGTTGTGGCTATTAAAAGCTTAGGGGGTTACCTCTTGGCTTGCGATGCTCTCAATGAGACAGCAGTTAATAGACTAAGAAAACTAAAGAGAAGACCGCAGGAACCTTTCGCCCTAATGAGCACACTCCCAAATATTGAAAACTTTTGCTACGTAAACAGTGCTGAAAAAGATCTTCTTGAGTCACCGGCAGCACCCATTGTACTCTTGCAAAAGAAACCTTATGGTAGCTTACCCGAAGTTGTAGCCCCTGGACAAAATTATTTGGGGTTCATGCTGCCCTACTCCCCCCTTCACCACATAATTTTTTACCATTGGCCAGAAGCAGTCTTGGTAATGACGTCAGCAAACCTCCATGGTGAAGTAATCTACTACGAAGAATCAGACTTGCCAAAGCTTCTAGAAATGGCAGATTACGTACTGACGCACGATCGTGCAATAGTAACCCACGTAGATGATTCTGTAGTTCAAATGCTAAGCGATGGGCCTCATTTAATAAGACGAAGCCGCGGCTACGTTCCGCTACCCATAAAGCTTTCAAACCAGTGCAAGGTTCCTATTCTAGCCACAGGTGGAGATGAAAAGGCGACACCAGCGCTTGCGAAAAACGGATACGCTATTTTGGGCCAATACGTGGGCGACTTGAAGAACGTAAGAACCATGGATACCTATTTAAAGGTCATCGATCACTTGAAGGAGCTTTTTGAGATAGAACCCCAAGTAGTAGTTACCGACAAACATCCAGGATATCTTTCACACAGGTTCGCCTATTCAACGGGCTTACCAGTAATTGAACTACAGCACCATGTAGCACATGCACTTTCTGTCATGGAAGAGAACCAACTTTCCAAGGCGATAGCCATTGTATACGATGGAACAGGATATGGGGACGACGGAACATTATGGGGTTCAGAAGTGCTCCTTGTTGAAAATGCAGACTACCAAAGGCTGTTTCATTTTGACTACATGCCTTTAGTTGGTGGCGAAAAAGCTATTGAAGAACCCTGGCGGTTAGCTGCTAGCTTGCTTCAAATAGACCAGGCTGAGAGGTTTTTTGGCGAAAGAGGAAGAAACATTGCCCTTCTCGGTGCAAAAGGACGTTTCCCTTTGGCTTGTGGAATGGGCCGCATTTTTGACGCTGTTTCCGCCCTTCTGGGGGTTTGTTCCATGGCAACATACGAAGGTGAGCCAGCCCAAAAGCTGCAAATGATAGCTGAAAACAGCTTAGAAAAGGGCAACTTTGCAGATAACATCACCATACATGAGTCGACGGTTTCAACCAGAGATATAATTCAAAACATAGTAGAGCTCTTAAATAAAGGCTACGAGATAAACGACATATCGAGGATTTTTCATAACACGGTCGCAGAATTGACCGTAAGGATGGTCATTAAGTTTGACTGGGAAAATGTAGTTTTAAGTGGTGGATCATTCCAAAACAATATTCTTTACAAGTCCGTTCGTGACCGGTTGGAGAAGCTGGGGCTGAAAGTTTTTAGAAATAGGCAAGTCCCCATGAATGACAATGGCATTGCCTTGGGGCAAATTGCATATGTTTTGAGGAGGAGCGACAATGTGTTTGGGAATACCCATGTTAATAGAGAAGATCCAGGACAACAAAGCAGTAGCATCATTCATGAACGTACGCAGAGAAATTAG
- a CDS encoding monovalent cation/H+ antiporter complex subunit F, giving the protein MSVELLLMLFLIILSVVLLYRVVIGPQDMDRIVAMSTISPIIAVVLALWSLEMRRGIYLDIALVLALLDFIMVVAYARYIRGEL; this is encoded by the coding sequence ATGAGTGTTGAATTACTGCTCATGTTATTCCTTATCATTTTGTCTGTGGTTCTTCTGTACAGGGTTGTAATAGGGCCCCAGGACATGGATCGTATTGTTGCGATGTCGACAATCTCTCCTATTATTGCGGTGGTATTAGCTCTTTGGAGCTTGGAAATGCGACGTGGTATTTACCTGGACATAGCTTTGGTACTGGCCTTACTGGACTTTATCATGGTAGTTGCTTATGCACGCTACATAAGGGGGGAGCTATAG
- a CDS encoding proton-conducting transporter transmembrane domain-containing protein, whose product MTWQTYQPAALLIGIPLVVAFLLPFINLLFGKRKFLATFVGVGLALFQLLFGLLVVLPKAMDKPIFVFMSGFKPPLGIALWIDVFGAGLSMLLWFIALAAFIYNLSYLHVHDEMRFIILTILMVTGATGVSLTNDLFNMYVFLEIASISAYALVNAYRTAETAEASMKYLILGSVATSFVLFALILIYQGTRSLNMWDISFKIGSMPTGTLWLAIASLFVGFGVEGAIWPLNSWLPDAHPAAPASISALLSGAVIKIGILAMVRFMYIVFTGAIATTKQFSVFLMVIAALTVLVGEFSAYRQHDVKRLLAFSSTAQVGYMVLGIFSGSPIGFVGGILHVFGHGLSKALAFLLSGEITDKVPDRDLNKAGGSLSGISTAYSNLVAVLGLSSMPPFLTFFSKLFIIIGLVQRQFYWAAAVLAIGSIVEASYYGSYLAITSGSPLKWDRVSWRTVGYILLASGLVAISFLSPFVDNFSQGLLNFTAGTQMGFDHAVFNVAEWLINNGWMWLCIVALFILANLSLHAVGYAGLLISVLVLVFPQNAAELLGLSAGSVTSTILLGLLAVGSAVLSMVCLSGTGWGKNKSFQINAALLGFISLLWLISSNSLLSTLVAWEVLSWSGLMMVVGEGNRELASSYYGWAMASGLAFMFAVAGQALGQNWWLLALTLGVLIKLGMFGFHGWMIKVYGESSPVVGAVFSGILSLGAVVVTFKYGVENYLMFPVVILAGVQIIYGGLIALGKENLREILAYSSLSNMGFLIIAIFLSSKALQGAGLGSNAIVSYAPFIFAVAYALFESVLFLGTSYQRSNKGVLLSLSVVVASLASAAMPLTSGFLAKWSVYMSSIYAFSPLLTAVLMLGTILSIAYTAKWFILWLGSTSVTKRGVENVSLLVGALALIGTSFIQLGISWTGAFFWIVLLTLLATIVMLVPFFRKARQEGEVYTGSALFEPERATMQFEDLFYPYGLWLSKAAAHALEAGYTYLTSFFDFMADVVRSTYTGVINDYATYIVIFFIAAFVIGRGWLM is encoded by the coding sequence ATGACCTGGCAAACATATCAACCGGCAGCTTTATTAATTGGTATACCTTTGGTAGTTGCTTTCTTGCTTCCTTTTATAAACCTACTTTTCGGAAAAAGGAAGTTTCTTGCGACCTTTGTGGGCGTAGGTCTTGCATTGTTCCAATTACTATTTGGACTTCTTGTAGTGTTACCAAAAGCGATGGATAAACCCATCTTCGTGTTTATGTCCGGGTTTAAACCCCCGCTGGGAATTGCTCTTTGGATAGATGTTTTCGGTGCGGGTCTGAGTATGTTGTTGTGGTTTATTGCTTTAGCTGCATTCATATATAACCTTTCCTATCTTCATGTGCACGACGAGATGCGGTTCATCATACTTACCATACTCATGGTGACGGGAGCCACGGGTGTTTCTCTTACGAATGATTTGTTTAACATGTACGTGTTCTTAGAAATTGCAAGTATTAGTGCCTACGCTTTGGTCAACGCGTACAGGACTGCAGAAACTGCGGAAGCGAGCATGAAGTACCTAATTCTTGGTTCAGTAGCTACTTCATTTGTTCTATTTGCTTTGATACTGATCTACCAAGGTACTCGTTCGCTGAACATGTGGGACATCTCTTTCAAGATTGGTTCCATGCCTACGGGCACCCTTTGGCTGGCGATTGCTTCGCTCTTTGTGGGTTTTGGTGTGGAAGGAGCAATCTGGCCTCTTAACAGTTGGCTTCCAGATGCTCACCCCGCTGCACCGGCTTCCATTTCCGCTTTACTTTCAGGTGCAGTGATTAAGATAGGTATTTTGGCCATGGTGCGCTTTATGTACATCGTCTTCACTGGTGCTATTGCTACGACCAAACAGTTTTCGGTATTTCTTATGGTAATTGCCGCTTTGACCGTACTTGTGGGAGAATTTTCTGCATATAGGCAGCACGATGTAAAAAGGCTTTTGGCGTTTTCATCCACCGCCCAAGTCGGTTACATGGTACTAGGCATTTTTTCAGGCAGCCCCATCGGATTTGTGGGTGGTATACTGCATGTTTTTGGCCATGGCCTAAGTAAAGCGCTTGCCTTCTTGCTTAGTGGCGAGATTACCGACAAAGTACCAGACAGGGATCTGAATAAGGCTGGAGGTTCTTTGAGTGGGATTAGCACTGCCTATTCGAATTTGGTTGCCGTACTTGGTCTTTCAAGCATGCCCCCGTTTTTGACATTTTTCTCAAAACTGTTCATAATCATAGGATTGGTTCAAAGACAGTTCTACTGGGCAGCAGCAGTGTTAGCCATCGGCAGCATAGTGGAAGCTAGCTATTACGGTTCTTACTTGGCAATCACTAGCGGTTCTCCTCTGAAGTGGGATCGCGTGAGTTGGCGCACTGTTGGTTATATTCTGCTTGCTTCTGGTCTTGTAGCTATTTCGTTCTTATCGCCGTTTGTAGATAATTTCTCTCAGGGATTACTCAACTTTACCGCCGGAACTCAAATGGGTTTTGATCATGCAGTTTTTAATGTTGCTGAATGGCTCATTAATAACGGTTGGATGTGGTTATGCATTGTTGCCTTGTTCATTTTAGCCAACCTGAGTTTGCACGCTGTTGGTTATGCAGGTTTGCTGATTTCGGTGCTTGTGCTAGTTTTCCCACAAAACGCGGCTGAGCTCTTAGGGCTGAGTGCAGGTAGCGTTACATCTACGATCCTCTTAGGGCTTTTGGCTGTGGGATCAGCCGTGCTTAGCATGGTATGTCTCTCAGGAACAGGTTGGGGTAAAAACAAGAGCTTTCAAATAAACGCTGCTTTGCTTGGTTTTATCAGCCTTCTTTGGTTAATTTCGTCAAACAGTCTGCTCAGCACACTGGTAGCTTGGGAGGTTCTGAGCTGGAGCGGTCTAATGATGGTGGTAGGAGAAGGTAACAGAGAATTAGCTTCCTCGTACTATGGCTGGGCTATGGCTTCTGGGCTGGCATTTATGTTTGCAGTGGCAGGTCAGGCTTTAGGTCAGAACTGGTGGCTCTTGGCATTGACTCTCGGTGTATTGATAAAACTTGGTATGTTTGGTTTCCACGGTTGGATGATAAAGGTGTATGGCGAAAGCTCTCCAGTAGTGGGAGCAGTCTTTAGCGGAATCCTGTCTTTGGGAGCGGTGGTGGTTACATTTAAGTATGGCGTGGAGAATTATCTTATGTTCCCTGTGGTCATTCTGGCAGGAGTTCAGATTATATATGGTGGGCTTATTGCATTGGGCAAGGAGAATCTCCGCGAAATATTGGCTTATTCATCTTTGTCAAACATGGGCTTCTTGATAATTGCTATCTTCTTAAGTTCAAAAGCTCTTCAGGGAGCAGGTTTAGGTTCCAATGCCATCGTTAGCTATGCTCCATTTATTTTTGCCGTTGCCTACGCGCTTTTCGAATCTGTTCTGTTCCTGGGTACCAGCTACCAAAGGAGCAACAAAGGAGTTTTACTCAGCTTGTCTGTAGTTGTAGCTTCACTGGCATCGGCCGCTATGCCTTTGACCTCAGGGTTCTTAGCAAAGTGGAGTGTGTACATGAGCAGTATTTACGCGTTTTCGCCCTTGTTAACGGCTGTGCTCATGCTGGGAACCATACTGAGTATTGCATACACGGCGAAATGGTTTATCTTGTGGCTCGGTAGTACATCAGTCACGAAGCGCGGTGTAGAAAACGTCTCTCTTTTGGTTGGCGCACTGGCTTTGATCGGTACCAGTTTCATTCAACTTGGAATTTCATGGACAGGTGCATTTTTCTGGATTGTGCTACTAACACTGTTGGCTACTATTGTCATGCTTGTACCATTTTTCCGTAAAGCTAGGCAAGAAGGTGAAGTTTATACCGGTAGTGCGTTGTTTGAGCCAGAACGTGCCACCATGCAATTTGAAGACCTTTTCTATCCTTATGGTTTGTGGTTATCCAAGGCGGCTGCACATGCTTTAGAAGCTGGTTACACGTACTTGACGTCATTTTTCGACTTCATGGCAGATGTGGTAAGGTCTACTTATACTGGAGTAATAAACGATTATGCCACATACATAGTGATCTTCTTCATTGCTGCGTTTGTTATTGGTAGGGGGTGGTTAATGTGA
- the mnhG gene encoding monovalent cation/H(+) antiporter subunit G, whose product MDYVAYVFYAIGAFFNFAGVVGILRMPDPFCKLQTSTKNVTLGCISIMLGVFLREIHLGLLSSFGVKALLLSLFMLITNPTASHVLARACYYAGVPLWEKSVTDHLKSRKEAKADE is encoded by the coding sequence ATGGATTATGTAGCTTATGTTTTTTATGCCATAGGTGCTTTTTTCAATTTTGCTGGTGTAGTAGGTATACTTCGTATGCCTGATCCCTTCTGCAAGTTACAGACTTCTACAAAGAATGTAACACTCGGCTGTATAAGCATAATGCTTGGCGTTTTTCTAAGAGAGATTCATTTGGGTTTGCTTTCTAGCTTTGGAGTGAAGGCATTACTACTCTCACTTTTTATGCTCATTACAAACCCCACTGCTTCTCATGTACTAGCTAGAGCGTGTTATTACGCGGGCGTTCCACTTTGGGAGAAATCTGTAACGGACCATTTGAAGAGCAGAAAGGAGGCTAAAGCAGATGAGTAA
- a CDS encoding Na(+)/H(+) antiporter subunit B encodes MSNGILLLHVINLVGALISAWFTVLQRNLVRAVIGQAVMGSFVALEFLLLNAPDVAIAEAAVGVVVVPIIFFVVLQRTKEVEE; translated from the coding sequence ATGAGTAATGGCATCCTTTTGCTCCACGTGATTAACCTCGTAGGGGCACTAATTAGCGCCTGGTTCACGGTTTTGCAGAGGAATCTTGTCAGAGCTGTCATTGGTCAAGCTGTTATGGGTTCATTTGTTGCTTTGGAGTTCCTTCTTCTAAATGCTCCCGACGTTGCAATTGCAGAAGCTGCAGTGGGTGTTGTTGTTGTACCAATTATCTTCTTCGTGGTTCTGCAAAGAACCAAGGAGGTGGAAGAATGA
- a CDS encoding Na+/H+ antiporter subunit E: protein MNNKAKTFAGVWFLSMVFWLLFTWSLDAQELIFGLILTFVVTLFTYDLWLDTKFLNVLNPLNWPTLIVYFFVLLKEMVKANIDLALRTLNPRLPIYPGIVEIEADFPSDEAYTLVANSITLTPGTITVDIDKDEKKMYIHWIHVDTEDPKKGAEIIYGFAAPFARRLFP, encoded by the coding sequence GTGAATAATAAAGCTAAGACTTTCGCGGGCGTATGGTTTCTTAGCATGGTCTTTTGGCTGTTGTTTACTTGGTCATTAGATGCTCAAGAATTAATCTTCGGGCTCATATTAACGTTTGTGGTTACGCTTTTCACATACGACCTTTGGTTAGATACGAAATTCTTGAATGTGTTGAACCCGTTAAATTGGCCAACGCTCATAGTTTATTTCTTTGTGCTCTTAAAAGAAATGGTAAAAGCCAATATTGACTTGGCTCTACGGACGTTGAATCCAAGGTTGCCTATTTATCCTGGCATAGTGGAAATAGAAGCGGACTTCCCATCAGACGAGGCATATACGCTGGTAGCTAATTCCATAACATTGACCCCAGGTACCATAACAGTTGATATAGATAAAGACGAGAAGAAAATGTACATCCACTGGATCCACGTTGATACGGAGGATCCTAAAAAGGGTGCGGAAATCATCTATGGTTTTGCCGCCCCGTTTGCGAGGAGGCTTTTCCCATGA
- a CDS encoding HypC/HybG/HupF family hydrogenase formation chaperone — MLIEKIQDNKAVASFMNVRREIRIDVVPEVKPGDYVMVHAGMAIEILNQEEAQETLEMWKELGDENVFLR, encoded by the coding sequence ATGTTAATAGAGAAGATCCAGGACAACAAAGCAGTAGCATCATTCATGAACGTACGCAGAGAAATTAGGATTGACGTGGTACCAGAGGTAAAACCTGGTGATTACGTCATGGTGCATGCAGGAATGGCCATAGAAATCTTGAATCAGGAAGAAGCACAGGAAACATTGGAAATGTGGAAGGAATTGGGTGATGAGAACGTTTTCCTCAGATAA
- a CDS encoding sodium:proton antiporter, producing the protein MLAFLLMAGVFLAGLYGILARKNLIKIIISLSVVTSGLNLMIVSLGYWGIGATAPIFLDIEPTLSVADPVPHALTLTSIVIDVAVTAMALSIALWIHKHFGTFDMNKVRRLKG; encoded by the coding sequence ATGCTTGCATTCTTACTCATGGCTGGTGTGTTCCTAGCTGGGCTTTATGGCATATTGGCCCGAAAGAATCTGATAAAAATCATCATAAGTTTGTCTGTGGTAACTTCAGGTTTAAACTTGATGATTGTATCTTTGGGATATTGGGGCATTGGTGCCACAGCTCCCATCTTTTTGGATATAGAACCAACACTCTCAGTAGCAGATCCTGTTCCACACGCTTTAACGCTTACGTCCATCGTCATTGATGTTGCAGTAACCGCCATGGCTTTAAGTATTGCACTTTGGATCCACAAACATTTTGGCACCTTTGACATGAATAAGGTGAGGAGGCTGAAAGGATGA